A stretch of the Gossypium hirsutum isolate 1008001.06 chromosome D07, Gossypium_hirsutum_v2.1, whole genome shotgun sequence genome encodes the following:
- the LOC107953125 gene encoding 5-methyltetrahydropteroyltriglutamate--homocysteine methyltransferase isoform X2, producing MTQLSLLHSLSPFSSLSCFSITPPPRFSLPSFSIRAMTSHIVGYPRIGPKRELKFALESFWEGKSSAEELKQVAADLRFSIWKQMAEVGIKYIPSNTFSYYDHVLDTTAMLGAVPPRYGWNGGEIGFDVYFSMARGNASVPAMEMTKWFDTNYHYIVPELGPDVKFSYASHKAVEEYKEAKALGLDTVPVLIGPLSYLLLSKPAKGVDKSFSLLSLVEKIVPIYKEVVAELKAAGATWIQFDEPSLVLDLEALQLQTFTNAYSELESSFSGVNILIETYFADVPIQTYKALTSLKNVAGFGFDLVRGTRTLNFLKSGFPSDKYLFAGVVDGRNIWANDLAASLCILQVLEGIVGKDKVVVSTSCSLLHTAVDLVNETKLDKEIKSWLAFAAQKVVEVNALARALVGQKDQAFFASNATSHASRRSSPRVRNENVQRAVVALKDSDHRRATSVSARLAAQQKKLNLPILPTTTIGSFPQTIGLRKVRREYKAKKITEYDYVNAMKEEISKVVKLQEELGFDVLVHGEPERNDMVEYFGEQLSGFAFTVNGWVQSYGSRCVKPPIIYGDVSRPRAMTVFWSSTAQSMTRRPMKGMLTGPVTILNWSFVRNDQNRHETCYQIALAIRDEVEDLERAGINIIQIDEAALREGLPLRKSEQPFYLEWAVQSFRITNCGVKNTTQIHTHMCYSNFNDIINAIINMDADVITIENSRSDEKLLSVFHEGVKYEAGIGPGVYDIHSPRIPSTEELADRINKMLAVLDNRVLWINPDCGLKTRKYSEVEPALRNMVAAAKLIRTQLASSN from the exons ATGACCCAACTCTCTCTGCTTCActctctctctcccttctctTCTCTGTCTTGTTTCTCCATTACCCCTCCGCCACGCTTCTCCCTCCCTTCTTTCTCTATTAG AGCAATGACATCCCACATTGTCGGTTACCCTCGAATTGGACCCAAGAGGGAGTTAAAGTTTGCATTGGAATCTTTCTGGGAAGGTAAAAGCAGTGCCGAGGAATTGAAGCAGGTGGCAGCCGATCTCAGGTTCTCCATCTGGAAGCAAATGGCTGAGGTTGGAATCAAGTATATTCCTAGCAACACATTTTCATACTATGATCACGTTTTGGACACCACAGCAATGCTAGGTGCAGTCCCTCCTAGATATGGTTGGAATGGTGGTGAGATTGGTTTTGATGTTTATTTCTCAATGGCTAGGGGTAATGCCTCTGTGCCTGCTATGGAAATGACTAAGTGGTTCGATACCAATTA TCACTATATTGTCCCGGAATTGGGGCCCGATGTCAAGTTCTCCTATGCATCTCATAAGGCTGTTGAGGAATACAAGGAGGCCAAAGCT CTTGGACTTGACACTGTCCCTGTCCTTATAGGCCCTTTATCTTACTTATTGTTATCAAAACCAGCAAAGGGCGTGGATAAatccttctctcttctttctttaGTTGAGAAGATCGTTCCTATTTACAA GGAAGTTGTTGCTGAATTAAAGGCAGCTGGTGCAACATGGATTCAGTTTGATGAACCCTCCCTTGTGTTGGATCTCGAGGCGCTTCAACTGCAAACTTTTACAAATGCTTACTCTGAGCTAGAATCATCGTTTTCTGGTGTGAATATTCTCATTGAAACTTACTTTGCCGATGTCCCCATCCAGACATACAAAGCACTTACTTCACTAAAGAATGTAGCTGGCTTTGGATTTGATTTAGTTCGTGGAACAAGAACACTTAACTTTTTAAAGAGTGGATTTCCTTCTGATAAATACTTGTTTGCTGGAGTGGTTGACGGAAGAAACATTTGGGCTAATGATCTTGCTGCTTCACTTTGTATACTGCAGGTTCTTGAGGGTATTGTTGGAAAAG ATAAAGTTGTGGTGTCTACATCATGCTCTCTTCTCCACACTGCGGTGGACCTTGTGAATGAAACAAAGTTGGACAAAGAAATCAAGTCCTGGCTTGCATTTGCTGCACAAAAAGTAGTTGAAGTAAATGCCTTGGCCAGGGCATTGGTTGGGCAGAAGGATCAG GCATTTTTTGCTTCCAATGCTACATCTCATGCTTCAAGAAGATCCTCTCCTAGAGTGAGAAATGAGAATGTGCAGAGGGCT GTTGTTGCCTTGAAGGACTCTGATCATCGTCGTGCCACAAGTGTAAGTGCTAGACTGGCTGCTCAGCAGAAGAAGTTGAATTTACCAATTCTTCCTACCACCACTATTGGATCTTTCCCCCAAACCATAGGACTTAGAAAAGTGCGTCGTGAGTACAAGGCTAAAAA GATCACTGAATATGATTATGTCAATGCCATGAAGGAGGAAATTAGCAAAGTTGTCAAGCTCCAGGAAGAGCTTGGCTTTGATGTTTTGGTGCATGGTGAGCCAGAG AGAAATGACATGGTCGAGTACTTTGGTGAGCAATTATCCGGTTTTGCCTTTACTGTGAATGGGTGGGTTCAGTCATATGGATCCCGTTGTGTCAAGCCTCCTATTATTTATGGTGATGTGAGCCGCCCCAGAGCCATGACTGTCTTTTGGTCTTCAACAGCCCAGAGTATGACTAGACGACCTATGAAGGGAATGCTTACTGGCCCAGTTACGATTCTGAACTGGTCCTTTGTGAGAAACGACCAGAATAG GCATGAAACATGCTACCAGATTGCCTTAGCCATTAGGGATGAGGTCGAGGATCTTGAGAGAGCTGGCATTAATATTATCCAGATTGATGAAGCTGCATTAAGAGAAGGTTTACCTCTTAGGAAATCTGAGCAGCCTTTCTATCTGGAATGGGCCGTTCAATCCTTCCGGATTACTAACTGTGGCGTCAAAAACACTACTCAG ATTCACACCCACATGTGCTACTCAAACTTCAACGACATCATTAACGCGATTATAAATATGGATGCTGATGTGATCACTATCGAGAATTCAAGATCAGATGAAAAGCTTCTATCTGTCTTTCATGAGGGAGTCAAATATGAAGCCGGTATCGGTCCTGGTGTGTATGACATTCATTCTCCTAGGATCCCATCTACAGAAGAACTTGCCGATCGCATCAACAAGATGCTTGCAGTCCTAGATAACAGGGTTCTGTGGATCAATCCCGATTGCGGTCTCAAGACACGCAAATACTCTGAAGTTGAGCCTGCTCTTCGCAACATGGTAGCTGCTGCCAAGCTCATCCGGACCCAGTTGGCTAGTAGTAACTGA
- the LOC107953125 gene encoding 5-methyltetrahydropteroyltriglutamate--homocysteine methyltransferase isoform X1, which yields MTQLSLLHSLSPFSSLSCFSITPPPRFSLPSFSIRISNNVYNLTQSVLILFSFHFHSCYFLVTKQISKAMTSHIVGYPRIGPKRELKFALESFWEGKSSAEELKQVAADLRFSIWKQMAEVGIKYIPSNTFSYYDHVLDTTAMLGAVPPRYGWNGGEIGFDVYFSMARGNASVPAMEMTKWFDTNYHYIVPELGPDVKFSYASHKAVEEYKEAKALGLDTVPVLIGPLSYLLLSKPAKGVDKSFSLLSLVEKIVPIYKEVVAELKAAGATWIQFDEPSLVLDLEALQLQTFTNAYSELESSFSGVNILIETYFADVPIQTYKALTSLKNVAGFGFDLVRGTRTLNFLKSGFPSDKYLFAGVVDGRNIWANDLAASLCILQVLEGIVGKDKVVVSTSCSLLHTAVDLVNETKLDKEIKSWLAFAAQKVVEVNALARALVGQKDQAFFASNATSHASRRSSPRVRNENVQRAVVALKDSDHRRATSVSARLAAQQKKLNLPILPTTTIGSFPQTIGLRKVRREYKAKKITEYDYVNAMKEEISKVVKLQEELGFDVLVHGEPERNDMVEYFGEQLSGFAFTVNGWVQSYGSRCVKPPIIYGDVSRPRAMTVFWSSTAQSMTRRPMKGMLTGPVTILNWSFVRNDQNRHETCYQIALAIRDEVEDLERAGINIIQIDEAALREGLPLRKSEQPFYLEWAVQSFRITNCGVKNTTQIHTHMCYSNFNDIINAIINMDADVITIENSRSDEKLLSVFHEGVKYEAGIGPGVYDIHSPRIPSTEELADRINKMLAVLDNRVLWINPDCGLKTRKYSEVEPALRNMVAAAKLIRTQLASSN from the exons ATGACCCAACTCTCTCTGCTTCActctctctctcccttctctTCTCTGTCTTGTTTCTCCATTACCCCTCCGCCACGCTTCTCCCTCCCTTCTTTCTCTATTAG GATCTCAAACAATGTTTACAATTTGACACAATCAGTGCTGattctcttttcatttcatttccattCATGCTATTTCTTAGTAACCAAACAGATAAgcaa AGCAATGACATCCCACATTGTCGGTTACCCTCGAATTGGACCCAAGAGGGAGTTAAAGTTTGCATTGGAATCTTTCTGGGAAGGTAAAAGCAGTGCCGAGGAATTGAAGCAGGTGGCAGCCGATCTCAGGTTCTCCATCTGGAAGCAAATGGCTGAGGTTGGAATCAAGTATATTCCTAGCAACACATTTTCATACTATGATCACGTTTTGGACACCACAGCAATGCTAGGTGCAGTCCCTCCTAGATATGGTTGGAATGGTGGTGAGATTGGTTTTGATGTTTATTTCTCAATGGCTAGGGGTAATGCCTCTGTGCCTGCTATGGAAATGACTAAGTGGTTCGATACCAATTA TCACTATATTGTCCCGGAATTGGGGCCCGATGTCAAGTTCTCCTATGCATCTCATAAGGCTGTTGAGGAATACAAGGAGGCCAAAGCT CTTGGACTTGACACTGTCCCTGTCCTTATAGGCCCTTTATCTTACTTATTGTTATCAAAACCAGCAAAGGGCGTGGATAAatccttctctcttctttctttaGTTGAGAAGATCGTTCCTATTTACAA GGAAGTTGTTGCTGAATTAAAGGCAGCTGGTGCAACATGGATTCAGTTTGATGAACCCTCCCTTGTGTTGGATCTCGAGGCGCTTCAACTGCAAACTTTTACAAATGCTTACTCTGAGCTAGAATCATCGTTTTCTGGTGTGAATATTCTCATTGAAACTTACTTTGCCGATGTCCCCATCCAGACATACAAAGCACTTACTTCACTAAAGAATGTAGCTGGCTTTGGATTTGATTTAGTTCGTGGAACAAGAACACTTAACTTTTTAAAGAGTGGATTTCCTTCTGATAAATACTTGTTTGCTGGAGTGGTTGACGGAAGAAACATTTGGGCTAATGATCTTGCTGCTTCACTTTGTATACTGCAGGTTCTTGAGGGTATTGTTGGAAAAG ATAAAGTTGTGGTGTCTACATCATGCTCTCTTCTCCACACTGCGGTGGACCTTGTGAATGAAACAAAGTTGGACAAAGAAATCAAGTCCTGGCTTGCATTTGCTGCACAAAAAGTAGTTGAAGTAAATGCCTTGGCCAGGGCATTGGTTGGGCAGAAGGATCAG GCATTTTTTGCTTCCAATGCTACATCTCATGCTTCAAGAAGATCCTCTCCTAGAGTGAGAAATGAGAATGTGCAGAGGGCT GTTGTTGCCTTGAAGGACTCTGATCATCGTCGTGCCACAAGTGTAAGTGCTAGACTGGCTGCTCAGCAGAAGAAGTTGAATTTACCAATTCTTCCTACCACCACTATTGGATCTTTCCCCCAAACCATAGGACTTAGAAAAGTGCGTCGTGAGTACAAGGCTAAAAA GATCACTGAATATGATTATGTCAATGCCATGAAGGAGGAAATTAGCAAAGTTGTCAAGCTCCAGGAAGAGCTTGGCTTTGATGTTTTGGTGCATGGTGAGCCAGAG AGAAATGACATGGTCGAGTACTTTGGTGAGCAATTATCCGGTTTTGCCTTTACTGTGAATGGGTGGGTTCAGTCATATGGATCCCGTTGTGTCAAGCCTCCTATTATTTATGGTGATGTGAGCCGCCCCAGAGCCATGACTGTCTTTTGGTCTTCAACAGCCCAGAGTATGACTAGACGACCTATGAAGGGAATGCTTACTGGCCCAGTTACGATTCTGAACTGGTCCTTTGTGAGAAACGACCAGAATAG GCATGAAACATGCTACCAGATTGCCTTAGCCATTAGGGATGAGGTCGAGGATCTTGAGAGAGCTGGCATTAATATTATCCAGATTGATGAAGCTGCATTAAGAGAAGGTTTACCTCTTAGGAAATCTGAGCAGCCTTTCTATCTGGAATGGGCCGTTCAATCCTTCCGGATTACTAACTGTGGCGTCAAAAACACTACTCAG ATTCACACCCACATGTGCTACTCAAACTTCAACGACATCATTAACGCGATTATAAATATGGATGCTGATGTGATCACTATCGAGAATTCAAGATCAGATGAAAAGCTTCTATCTGTCTTTCATGAGGGAGTCAAATATGAAGCCGGTATCGGTCCTGGTGTGTATGACATTCATTCTCCTAGGATCCCATCTACAGAAGAACTTGCCGATCGCATCAACAAGATGCTTGCAGTCCTAGATAACAGGGTTCTGTGGATCAATCCCGATTGCGGTCTCAAGACACGCAAATACTCTGAAGTTGAGCCTGCTCTTCGCAACATGGTAGCTGCTGCCAAGCTCATCCGGACCCAGTTGGCTAGTAGTAACTGA